From Virgibacillus ihumii, the proteins below share one genomic window:
- the gerD gene encoding spore germination lipoprotein GerD: protein MKRALCILFISMLVVVLSACNGGSTAGKEADYDTTKKMVVDILQTEDGKKALREILSDEKMKQQLVIQSDAVKKSLNEVLTSDKAKDMWTKLFEDPKFVKAYAEAMADEHKKLMKDLMKDPDYQKQMLELMQNPQIDKQMLSVMKGQEFRKHLEKTIQETLQSPMFQAKMSEILLKAAEEQGKQQGGQSKSGQSGQSGQSGQSGGSNSGGQ from the coding sequence GTGAAACGGGCACTATGTATTTTATTTATAAGCATGCTCGTTGTTGTTCTTAGTGCTTGCAATGGGGGAAGTACTGCGGGCAAAGAAGCTGATTATGATACGACCAAAAAAATGGTTGTGGATATATTACAGACAGAAGATGGTAAAAAAGCACTGAGAGAGATATTATCTGATGAAAAAATGAAACAGCAGCTTGTGATTCAGTCAGATGCTGTCAAGAAATCATTAAATGAAGTGCTTACTTCTGATAAAGCCAAAGATATGTGGACAAAGTTATTTGAGGATCCTAAATTTGTCAAAGCATATGCCGAAGCGATGGCTGATGAGCATAAAAAATTGATGAAAGATCTGATGAAAGACCCGGATTATCAAAAACAGATGCTGGAGCTGATGCAAAACCCGCAAATTGACAAACAAATGCTCAGCGTTATGAAAGGTCAGGAGTTCCGTAAACATCTTGAGAAAACAATTCAGGAAACATTGCAGTCACCAATGTTTCAGGCCAAGATGTCGGAAATATTGTTAAAGGCAGCGGAAGAACAAGGTAAACAGCAGGGAGGCCAATCAAAAAGCGGTCAAAGCGGGCAAAGTGGGCAGAGCGGTCAGTCAGGCGG